In the genome of Terriglobales bacterium, one region contains:
- the gatB gene encoding Asp-tRNA(Asn)/Glu-tRNA(Gln) amidotransferase subunit GatB, whose amino-acid sequence MGTAAEKPVQARARYEPVIGLEVHVQLLTETKIFCSCSTKFGAPPNTNVCPVCLGLPGAMPVLNRKAVEFAVRAAMALNCQVRETSIFARKNYFYPDLPKGYQISQYDKPLAEHGGIEIPAAGGTVKRIGITRLHLEEDAGKSLHEGFPDSAERTAIDLNRSGVPLIEIVSEPDISSPDEAYEYLTRLKEIILYTGVSDCNMEEGSLRCDANVSVRPPGQKQFGTKTEVKNVNSFRFIRQALEYEIERHIEVLESGGAITQETRLYNAGEGKTYGMRSKEEAHDYRYFPEPDLLPLVVDAKWQEEIRKTLPELPDALRRRLVAEYGITDYDAQVLTVTRTLAEQFESAARAAKNPKRVANLVQGELMGRLKARGLSIEQSPISMQGVAMSADLVESGAISGKQLKDLYDLCFERGQDFPVVYEKEKPQQITDAATIEKIIDDVLAANPKQLEQYRAGKKTVMGFFVGQVMKASKGQANPALVNELLQKKLES is encoded by the coding sequence ATGGGGACGGCCGCGGAAAAACCGGTGCAGGCGCGCGCCCGCTACGAGCCCGTCATCGGGCTCGAAGTGCACGTCCAGTTGCTGACCGAGACCAAGATCTTCTGCTCCTGCTCGACCAAATTCGGCGCGCCGCCCAACACCAACGTCTGCCCGGTGTGCCTGGGGTTGCCGGGGGCCATGCCGGTGCTGAACCGCAAGGCAGTGGAGTTCGCGGTGCGCGCGGCCATGGCGCTGAACTGCCAGGTGCGCGAGACCTCCATTTTCGCGCGCAAGAACTATTTCTATCCCGACCTGCCCAAGGGCTACCAGATTTCGCAGTATGACAAGCCGCTGGCGGAGCACGGCGGGATCGAGATTCCCGCGGCGGGTGGCACCGTGAAGCGCATCGGCATCACACGGCTGCACCTGGAGGAAGATGCGGGCAAGAGCCTGCACGAAGGCTTTCCGGACTCGGCCGAGCGCACCGCCATCGACCTGAACCGCAGCGGCGTGCCGCTGATCGAGATCGTCAGCGAACCCGACATCAGCTCGCCCGACGAAGCCTACGAGTACCTCACGCGCCTGAAAGAGATCATCCTGTACACCGGGGTCAGCGACTGCAACATGGAAGAGGGCTCGCTGCGCTGCGACGCCAACGTCAGCGTACGCCCGCCGGGCCAGAAGCAGTTCGGCACCAAGACCGAGGTGAAGAACGTCAACTCGTTCCGCTTCATCCGCCAGGCGCTGGAGTACGAGATCGAGCGCCACATCGAGGTGCTGGAGTCCGGCGGCGCGATCACGCAGGAAACGCGCCTCTATAACGCCGGCGAAGGCAAGACCTACGGCATGCGCTCGAAGGAAGAGGCGCACGACTACCGCTATTTTCCCGAGCCGGACCTGTTGCCGTTGGTCGTCGATGCGAAGTGGCAGGAGGAGATCCGCAAGACCTTACCGGAGCTGCCGGACGCGCTGCGCCGCCGGCTGGTGGCCGAGTACGGCATCACGGACTACGACGCGCAAGTGCTCACCGTCACCCGAACACTGGCCGAGCAGTTCGAGAGCGCGGCCCGCGCGGCCAAGAATCCCAAGCGCGTGGCGAATCTCGTGCAGGGCGAGCTCATGGGGAGACTCAAAGCGCGCGGGCTCTCAATCGAGCAATCGCCGATTTCCATGCAGGGGGTGGCCATGTCGGCCGACCTGGTCGAGAGCGGCGCCATCTCCGGCAAGCAGCTCAAGGACCTTTACGACCTGTGCTTCGAGCGCGGGCAGGACTTCCCCGTCGTCTACGAGAAGGAAAAGCCGCAGCAGATCACCGACGCAGCCACGATTGAGAAGATCATTGACGATGTGCTGGCGGCGAATCCCAAGCAGCTCGAGCAGTACCGCGCCGGCAAGAAGACAGTGATGGGCTTTTTCGTCGGCCAGGTGATGAAAGCGTCCAAGGGTCAGGCCAACCCGGCGCTGGTCAACGAACTGCTGCAGAAGAAGTTAGAGAGTTAG